CGCCACCACGGTCTTGCCGTTAGTGCCGGTCACGCCCACCACCGGGATGCGGCCCTGGTCGTCGTCCGACTCGGGGAAGAGGTGGTTGACGATGGCGCGGCCCACCGGGCGCGGCGTGCCCTCGGCGGGCTTGATATGCATCAGCAGCCCGGGGCCGGCGTTGACTTCGACGATGGCGCCGCGCTGTTCGTGCAGCGGGCGCGAGATGTCCTCGGCCACCAGGTCCACGCCGGCAATATCCAGCCCCACCACGCGCGCGGCCAGCGCGGCATGCGCGGCGACGCTCGGGTGCACGCGGTCGGTGACGTCGAAGGCGACGTTGCCGTTGCGCTGGATCAGCACGGTGCGGCCTTGCGGCGGCACCGAACTGCCGTCCATGCCCTGGCGCTTCAGTTCCAGCCGCGCGGCGGAGTCCAGCCGCACGCGGTTCAGCGGGTGATCCTCGGTGTTGCCGCGGCGCGGATCGGAATTGATCTGCAGTTCGATCAGTTCGTCGATGGTCGACTTGCCGTCGCCGACCACGCTGGCGGTCTCGCCCATGGCGGCGGCCACCAGGCGTCCCCCCACCACCAGCAGGCGGTGCTCGTTGCCGGGGATGAAGCGCTCGACGATAACGCCGCTGCCTTCGTCGATGGCCACGCCGTAGGCGGTTTCCACTTCCTCGCGGGTCATCAGGTTGGTGAACACGCCACGGCCATGGTTGCCGTCATAGGGCTTCACCACCACCGGCACGCCGATGTCCTCGGCGGCATCCCAGGCGTCTTCCGGCGATTCGACCAGGCGGCCTTCCGGCACCGGCACGCCGCAGGATTCGAGCAGGCTCTTGGTCAGGTCCTTGTCGCGCGAGATGCTTTCGGCGATGGCGCTGGTGCGGTCGGTCTCGGCGGTCCAGATGCGGCGCTGGCGCGCGCCGTAGCCAAGCTGCACCAGGTTGCCGTCGGACAGGCGGATGGCGGGGATGTCGCGGTCGTCCGCGGCATCGACGATGCAGGCGGTGCTGGGGCCCAGGCAATGCTTGTCGACCAGGCGGCGCAGGTGTTCCACCGTGGCCGCGACGTCGTAGGGGCGGTCCTCGATCGCGGCCATGACCAGGTCGCGCGCGCCGAACAGGGCGGCGCGGGTGACTTCCTCGTGCCAGGCGCGCACGATCACCTTGTAGACACCGCGCACCGGGGTTTCGCGAGCCTTGCCGAAGCCGCCCGGCATCCCGGCCAGATTTTGCAGCTCAAGCGTCACGTGCTCCAGGATATGGCCCGGCCAGGTGCCTTCCTTCAGCCGCTGCAGGAAGCCGCCGCGCTCGCCGATGCTGCAGCGGTGCTCGATCAGCGATGGCAGCCACGCCGACAGGCGCTCGTAGAACCCCGGAATCGTGTTGGAGGGAAAGTCCTCCAGTTCCCCGATATCGACCCATGCCTCCAGGACGGGCCGATATGTCCACATATTCGGGCCGCGCAGCGACATGACATCGACAATCTCAATGTCCTTCTTTTTCATTGAATTAGCTTGAGGCAGTGGGCGGAACGCCCGAGAAATGGAAGCCTAACCTTTCAGTAACGTTACAGCACAGAGCGGGTTGACTTTCTTGGTGTAAAAGTGATTGTGCAATGCATCAGGGCTACCCGCGCGTTCGTCGTTATGTATACTGCGGGCGAATTCGCGGGCCGCCAGCGCGTGCCCGGCCTAAATTGTTTCAAGTTATGTCCGCAATCCCTGGACGCACGCCGCGCCATCCATGACCCAGTCCTCCTTGCCTGTCCCTACCGCTACCGCCGCCGATGAACCCTGGCAGGCTGAAGCCGGATCGTGGCTCCGACCCGGCGAGACTGTCCTGGCCGGACTGGCGCTGGACCTCGATGCGAGGCTGCATTTTACCCAAGGGTGGCTGGTTGTGACGGACCAGCGCATCGTTGCCCACGCCCCCGGCGAAAAAATTGTGCGGGAATGGAACATCGCCCCGGCGCTGCGCCTGTCGCATACCGACCACGCCGGGGTGGGGACGCTGGAACTGAGCGGACCGGCGGGCCGGCTCGCCACCTGGCGATATACGCTTGGTTACAATCCGGCGGCCTTGCGGCTGGCGGACCAGTTCGAGGCCCAGCGCGACGCCGCCGCCTCGCGCCCGGCGTCCGGTGGGGGCGAGGTGTTGTGCCCGACGTGCAAGGCGCCGCTGCCGCCGGACGAGGAACAGTGTCCCCAATGCAGCCGCGAACTGGAGACGCCGCCTTCAACCTGGGCGCTGCTGCGCCTGTGGCGCTTCGCCCGGCCATACCGCTGGCAACTGCTCGGCGGCTTCCTCCTGACCCTGTTGTCGACCGCCGCCACGCTGGTGCCGCCGTACCTGACCATGCCGCTGATGGACAAGGTACTGATCCCGTTCCAGAACGGCGTGCCGATCGACTATGGCCTGGTGCGCCTGTACCTGGCCGGGCTGCTCGGGGCGGCGCTGGTGGCGTGGTCGCTGGGCTGGGCGCGTACGTATTTGCTGGCGCGGGTATCCGAGCGCATCGGCGCCGACCTGCGCACGACCACGTATGAACACTTGCTGAAGCTGTCGCTGGAGTATTTCGGCGGCAAGCGCACCGGCGACCTGATGGCGCGCATCGGCTCGGAAAGCGACCGCATCTGCGTGTTCCTGTCGCTGCACCTGCTGGACTTCGCGACCGACGTGCTGATGATCCTGATGACGGCGGTGATCCTGGTCTCGATCAACCCGTGGCTCGCGCTGGTGACGCTGGTGCCGTTGCCGTTTATCGCGTGGATGATCCACCTGGTGCGCGACCGCCTGCGTCATGGCTTCGAGAAGATCGACCGGATCTGGTCGGAAATCACCAACGTGCTGGCCGACACCATCCCCGGCATCCGCGT
The window above is part of the Cupriavidus taiwanensis LMG 19424 genome. Proteins encoded here:
- the cphA gene encoding cyanophycin synthetase; the encoded protein is MKKKDIEIVDVMSLRGPNMWTYRPVLEAWVDIGELEDFPSNTIPGFYERLSAWLPSLIEHRCSIGERGGFLQRLKEGTWPGHILEHVTLELQNLAGMPGGFGKARETPVRGVYKVIVRAWHEEVTRAALFGARDLVMAAIEDRPYDVAATVEHLRRLVDKHCLGPSTACIVDAADDRDIPAIRLSDGNLVQLGYGARQRRIWTAETDRTSAIAESISRDKDLTKSLLESCGVPVPEGRLVESPEDAWDAAEDIGVPVVVKPYDGNHGRGVFTNLMTREEVETAYGVAIDEGSGVIVERFIPGNEHRLLVVGGRLVAAAMGETASVVGDGKSTIDELIELQINSDPRRGNTEDHPLNRVRLDSAARLELKRQGMDGSSVPPQGRTVLIQRNGNVAFDVTDRVHPSVAAHAALAARVVGLDIAGVDLVAEDISRPLHEQRGAIVEVNAGPGLLMHIKPAEGTPRPVGRAIVNHLFPESDDDQGRIPVVGVTGTNGKTVVARLVARLLQLSGKHTGLACSDGLFLDRRQVESGDRANWEAGHRILMNRAVEAAVFENDSGSILSEGLAYDRCQVGVVTNFDQPDHLGDYYVEDEDRMYNVLRTQVDVVLQDGAAVLNARDERLVEMAGLCDGDVIFFGLTPELPAIVSHRAAGKRAVYVREGKIVLATGTSETALVDVAAVPLTYAGRVAFQIENVLAAVAAGWALGISNDLIRAGVVTFDVGQVDVPGRFTLFERNGATVVVDDAHNAPALEALATALERFPAERRMVVYGAGVQRRDQDLVRQGKVLGQHFDRVFLCEDRSVKRALPDAEARALLKQGLYEGRRVTKIIDEGTRASAIEAALSQLVPGDLLVLQCDEAATGATVDLVHHWMGQPARRA